The genomic region AGCACGACCACCTTGGCGGGGTAGGTTCCGGGAACCCCCGGCACCAGCAGCCCGGAACCGCCCTGCGGCTTGAGCAGGGTGTTCGCACCGACGATCGGCGCGAGCCTGCCGGCCACCTCGCTCATCGGGGCCAGCAGCGGCAGCGAGCGATCGGCGCGCTGCACGGTCTCGTAGGCGATGGCCGTGACACCGGCGTCGGCCAGTGCCTTCGTCAGAGCCGGCTCGGCGGCCAGGTGCAGATACGCGAACAGCACGAGGCCGTCCCTGAAGTAGCCGAACTCCCGCTCGATCGGCTCTTTCACCTTGAGCAGAAGCTCTGCGCTCGCCCAGGTGGCGGCCGCGTCGGGCTCGATGATCGCGCCAGCATCGGAGTAGGCGGAGTCGGGGATCGACGAGCCGTCGCCTGCACCGCGCTCCACATGCACTTCGTGCCCGTTGCCGACCAGATCGTGCACACCGGCCGGAGTGATCGCCACCCGGTACTCGTTGTTCTTGATCTCGCGTGGAATGGAGATTCTCATCGTCTTCCGTTTCTTTCTTCTCACGGACCGTCCTCGGCCCGCCCGCGGTCTCCTTTGACCGCGAAGACTGATGGCGCGCTGCGCCGTTATCCGCTCAGACCGTCGGGCGCAGGCGGCCGACGGGCGCCCCTCCGCCGTACACGACGGCATCCGCTCTCTCGAGCGCCTCCTGTGCCGTCGCGGCATCGATCGCGCCGGCTTTCGCCAGGGCGCCGACTGCCGCGACCCGCGCCGCCGGAACACTGCCGCCGAGCATCTTGACGGCGACGGTCGTGCCGTTGGCCACGCACACGGTCATCACGCCGTCGGCACCGGCCTTGGCGTAGCCGCCGATCGTCTCCATCAGCACGGTGTCCGGACGGCCGGGGCCCGAGATCGCCCACGGGTGCTCGCGCGCGCTGCGCAACACGCTCGCCGCCGTGCGATACAAGGCGAACGGCGAGGACTCCGACGCCGTTGCCATGCGGTGCACGCCCCGTGCCAGGCCGGCCAGGGTGACGGCGAACACCGGAGCGCCGCAGCCGTCGACGGCCGCGTGCGACACCTTCTCGCCGGTCAGACGCTCGACGACGTCCCTGATGTGCTGTTGCAGAGGATGCCGTGCGTCGAGATAGTCGTCGACGCTCCACCCCTGAGCGACGCATGCCGCGAGCATCCCCGCATGCTTTCCCGAGCACTCCATGTAGATCGGGGCGGCGTCGCCGCCTGTGCGAAGCACGGCGCTGCGCGACTCGGCATCGGCGGGCAGCGCGGACGGGCAGCGCAGCGCGCTGTCGTCGAGGCGCGCGTCGGCGAGGGTGCGGCGCACGACGTCGACGTGCCGAGGGGTGCCGGCGTGACTCGCGGAGGCGAGGGCGGTCTGCTCCGCGTCGAGCTCGGCGCCGGCCGTCAGCGAGCCGACGGCCTGGAAGGGCTTCAGAGTGGAGCGGGGGAGTACCGCGGCATCCGGATCGCCCAGAGCCAGCACACGCTCGCCCTCCGGAGAGAGAACGATGGCGGACCCGACGTGCCGGTTCTCGATGAAGCCGCTGCGGTCGGAGACCGCGAGTTCCACGGCGGCGGTGCTGTCGAAGGTGCCGGAGAACTGCTGCGCACGCACCGATTCACTCATGGTGTTTTTCAGTGTAACGAGCACGGTTCGCGGGATGTTTGCGCCGATGCGAACGATCCGTGCGATCCTTGCCGGTCACGCGGCGGAGTGTGCGGGAGCCGTGCACGATCTGTCAGAGTGGGCGGTGTGCGGCCCGGTGGCCGACGGAAGGGACCGATCGTGAACGTCGACCATCACTACGCCCTCGAGCTGGAGTGGACGGGAAACCGCGGCACGGGAACGAGCGACTACCGCGCGTACGGTCGCGATCACATCGTGCGGGCGGAGGGCAACCCGCCGATCGAGGGCTCGAGCGACCGCGCGTTCTTCGGCGACCCCGAGCGCTGGAACCCGGAAGAGCTCATGGTGGCGGCACTTTCTCAGTGCCACCTGCTCAGCTACCTGCACGTCGCTCAGCGCAATGGCGTCGTCGTGATCGCCTACACCGACACGCCGACAGGCACCATGACGACCACACCCGACGGCGGAGGGCACTTCACGTCGGTCACCCTGCGCCCCGAGGTCACGGTGTCCGACGCGTCGCAGGTCGAGCTCGCGCAGACCCTGCACGAGGAGGCCGCCCGCCTGTGCTTCATCGCGGCCTCGGTCAACTTCCCGGTCGGCCACGAGCCGACAACGCGCCTCGCCTGACGCCCCGTCCCGCGCCTGGCGCCGCGTCCCCCCGAGAGTGAGTCTTTCGATCCCCGAGAGTGCGTCCTTCTGTCCCCGAGGGTGTGCTTTCACCGTCGCGAGCGTGCGCGTTCTGTCCAGGAGTGCGCACTTCCGCCGCGAGCGTGTGTGTCGACCTCGGGACGACACATGGTCGACTCCGCCCGGATCGGTTCCTTCGAGCGCCCGCACACGTCAACGAGTGACCATTTCGCGCTCCACCGAAACGTCCGATCATCCCCGGTCATCTCCGCGCTCGCTCACAGCGTCAGACATCGCGCCAGCCTCAGTGCGCATCGGGCGTGAGACCGTCAGGACCCGCCGTCTCCCCAGCGAGACCGTCGGGACCCACCGCCTCAGAGCGTGTCGGCGTCGGCCGGCGCCTCGTTGTACACCCCGGCCTCGGTCTGCCCGCTGAGGCGCTGGATCGCGGCCATGATGGCATCCGTCGCCTCGCGACGGGCCTTGCCGCTCGTCGCCGGACCGAACGACGCGACGTCGATCGGCTCACCGAACGCGACGGTGACACGTGCGAACGTGGGCGCCTTGCTGCCTACCGGCTGCAGACGCTCCGTGCCGATCAGTCCTACCGGCACGACAGGGGCACCCGTGGTCAGCGCCAACCAGGCGACCCCCGTGCGGCCGCGGTACAGACGTCCGTCGAGCGACCGCGTCCCCTCCGGGTAGAGCGCGAACGCGTTGCCTGCCTCGAGGATGCTCCGACTCAACTCGAGCGCATGCTGCGAGTCCCTGCCCGCCCCGCGCCGTACCCCCACGGCACCGATCGCGCCGAAGAAGGTGCGCTTGATCCAGCCCGAGATGCCGCGCCCCTCGAAGTAATGGGACTTGGCGAGGAACTGCACGGGCCGAGGCGCCACGACGGGGATCACGACGCTGTCGATGAACGAGAGATGGTTGCTCGCGAGGATGACCGCACCCTCGCGAGGAACATTGTGGCGGCCGATCACCTTCGGCCGGTACAGCACGCGGGCGACCGGCGCCACCACGAACCGGCCGAAGCCGTAGAGGAACCCGAGGCGCGGACGCTCTCCCGCGGAGTGCTC from Humibacter ginsenosidimutans harbors:
- a CDS encoding asparaginase, which produces MSESVRAQQFSGTFDSTAAVELAVSDRSGFIENRHVGSAIVLSPEGERVLALGDPDAAVLPRSTLKPFQAVGSLTAGAELDAEQTALASASHAGTPRHVDVVRRTLADARLDDSALRCPSALPADAESRSAVLRTGGDAAPIYMECSGKHAGMLAACVAQGWSVDDYLDARHPLQQHIRDVVERLTGEKVSHAAVDGCGAPVFAVTLAGLARGVHRMATASESSPFALYRTAASVLRSAREHPWAISGPGRPDTVLMETIGGYAKAGADGVMTVCVANGTTVAVKMLGGSVPAARVAAVGALAKAGAIDAATAQEALERADAVVYGGGAPVGRLRPTV
- a CDS encoding OsmC family protein, whose product is MNVDHHYALELEWTGNRGTGTSDYRAYGRDHIVRAEGNPPIEGSSDRAFFGDPERWNPEELMVAALSQCHLLSYLHVAQRNGVVVIAYTDTPTGTMTTTPDGGGHFTSVTLRPEVTVSDASQVELAQTLHEEAARLCFIAASVNFPVGHEPTTRLA
- a CDS encoding lysophospholipid acyltransferase family protein, with the translated sequence MAMEHSAGERPRLGFLYGFGRFVVAPVARVLYRPKVIGRHNVPREGAVILASNHLSFIDSVVIPVVAPRPVQFLAKSHYFEGRGISGWIKRTFFGAIGAVGVRRGAGRDSQHALELSRSILEAGNAFALYPEGTRSLDGRLYRGRTGVAWLALTTGAPVVPVGLIGTERLQPVGSKAPTFARVTVAFGEPIDVASFGPATSGKARREATDAIMAAIQRLSGQTEAGVYNEAPADADTL